The genomic segment GTTATACACGTTTGAATCAAAAGGCTTTCGAAAAGATTGAACGAGGCGGAATACTCTTTACGTTCTCTTGCTCACAAGTCGTTACAAAAGATCATTTCCGTAATGCAGTATTCACTGCAGCTGCCCTGGCAGGTCGCAAAGTGCGTATCTTGCATCAGTTGCATCAGCCTGCTGATCACCCCATCAACATCTATCATCCCGAGGGAGAATACCTTAAGGGTCTAGTACTTTATGTTGAATAAGGTAAAGAAATATATCGAAAAGCATCAGTTGCTTAGTTTCGACAAGCATTATATAGTTGCTTTGAGCGGTGGAGCCGACAGTGTGTGCCTCTTGCTGGCTATGCTGCGTTTGGGTTATCATGTTGAAGCCGTTCATTGCAACTTTCATTTGCGTCAAGAGGAAAGCAACCGAGATGAGTCATTTGTTGTTGATCTTTGTAATAAATATGATATTGCATTACATCTTATTCACTTTGATACAAGGACATATGCCAAGGTCCACAAAATAAGCGTCGAGATGGCTGCCCGTGAACTTAGATACAATTATTTCGAACGTTTGCGTCAGGATCTTGGGTTTGATGGAATTTGTGTGGCTCATCATCAAAACGACTCTGCCGAGACTGTTCTTCTCAACTTGATTCGAGGCACAGGAATTCACGGACTCACAGGTATTAATCCATGTAATGGATATATTATCCGACCTTTATTGTGTGTCAATAAAGAAGAAATCACGAGGTGGCTTGTTGAGCAACATCAGGATTATGTTACTGACTCGAGTAATTTGCAAGCAGAGGTTGTTAGGAATAAGATTCGTCTTAACATTCTCCCGTTGTTAAAAGAAATCAATCCAAACGTTGAGAATAATATCTTGCGGGCGGCTCAGAACCTAAACGAGATTGTTTCAATCTATGACAAAGAAGTAAGTAAAGCCTTGGAGAAACTTCTGGATGGAAACAGACTTGATATTCATGCTTTGTTAAAAGAAACATTGCCCAAAAGCATACTATTCGAATGGCTCAAGACATACAATTATTCTCCAGCTACAATCGACCACATTTATGAATCACTTACGTCTCTGCAATCAGGCAGGGAATGGACTTCTGAAACCCATCAGTTAACTATTCATCAGGGATGCTTACTCTTAGAAGTAAAGGTTCCAGACCTTCCCATTCTGCGTATACCTGAACCTGGAAATTATATCTATAATAACGATTGTATGCTGAAAATTGAATCTCAACCTCAAAAATATATTTTAAAAGATTCATCGTATGCGTGCCTGGATAAATCAAAAGTATCATTTCCATTGACTATCCGACCAATTCAATCTGGTGACAGATTCTTCCCATACGGAATGAAGGGAAGTAAATTACTAAGCGATTATCTAACCGATCGCCATTTATCAATCTTCGAGAAACGTCGTACATTAGTGCTTTGTGACAAACAAGGCCATATAATTTGGTTGGTAAATCATCGTCCTGATGCACGATTCTGCGTAAATGATTTAACGCAAGAAACATTGCTATTTTCTTTTTTTAACAGAAAAAAATAGCCGTTTCGAGAACAACGTATTGATATTTTTTGTAACTTTGCAGCCGCAAATAAAGAAATATACATGTATAGGCCTATATATCAGGCAGTTAGTTTATTAAATTCGAGGAAAGATAGATGAGACAACTAAAGATTCAGAAAAGTATCACCAACCGTTCAAGCGAAGCTCTTGATAAGTATCTTGTAGAAATTGGACGTGCCCCACTAATCAGTATTGACGAAGAAATTGAGTTGGCACAAAAAATTCGCAAGGGAGGCTTGGAAGGTGAACGTGCGAAGGATAAACTGGTTACCGCTAATCTGCGATTCGTCGTGTCAGTGGCTAAACAGTATCAGCACCAGGGTCTGACACTTACTGACTTGATTGACGAAGGAAATATTGGACTCATCAAAGCAGCCCAGAAGTTCGATGAGACTCGAGGATTTAAATTCATCTCATATGCTGTATGGTGGATTCGTCAAAGTATCCTGCAGGCTATTGCTGAGCAGAGTCGAATTGTACGTCTGCCTCTGAACCAAGTAGGTTCGCTGAACAAGATTAATCACGAAATCAATAAGTTTGAACAGGAGAATCAG from the Prevotella sp. E15-22 genome contains:
- a CDS encoding RNA polymerase sigma factor RpoD/SigA; its protein translation is MRQLKIQKSITNRSSEALDKYLVEIGRAPLISIDEEIELAQKIRKGGLEGERAKDKLVTANLRFVVSVAKQYQHQGLTLTDLIDEGNIGLIKAAQKFDETRGFKFISYAVWWIRQSILQAIAEQSRIVRLPLNQVGSLNKINHEINKFEQENQRHPSVSELAEMTDIDEEKIGQSMQADSHHVSIDAPFQDGEDNCMLDVMASGDDSRTDRHVDHESMAQELNSVLSKVLKDREIIIIRECFGIGCHEKGLEEIGDELGLTRERVRQIREKSIAKLRDSGNAKILMKYLG
- the tilS gene encoding tRNA lysidine(34) synthetase TilS, with product MLNKVKKYIEKHQLLSFDKHYIVALSGGADSVCLLLAMLRLGYHVEAVHCNFHLRQEESNRDESFVVDLCNKYDIALHLIHFDTRTYAKVHKISVEMAARELRYNYFERLRQDLGFDGICVAHHQNDSAETVLLNLIRGTGIHGLTGINPCNGYIIRPLLCVNKEEITRWLVEQHQDYVTDSSNLQAEVVRNKIRLNILPLLKEINPNVENNILRAAQNLNEIVSIYDKEVSKALEKLLDGNRLDIHALLKETLPKSILFEWLKTYNYSPATIDHIYESLTSLQSGREWTSETHQLTIHQGCLLLEVKVPDLPILRIPEPGNYIYNNDCMLKIESQPQKYILKDSSYACLDKSKVSFPLTIRPIQSGDRFFPYGMKGSKLLSDYLTDRHLSIFEKRRTLVLCDKQGHIIWLVNHRPDARFCVNDLTQETLLFSFFNRKK